A window of Nitrospirota bacterium contains these coding sequences:
- a CDS encoding L-seryl-tRNA(Sec) selenium transferase, translating to MAKKEALKKLPSVDEVLKSPYGEKWLKAYPRRFVLESVRELIDRKRRLILSGETVSSLDMETLSPEINSLIEQLSSYSLMPLINATGIVIHTNLGRAILSKSSIQHILETASRYSNLEYELKTGSRGKRYSHIKRLLRDTTGAEDGIVVNNNAGAVLVCLSSLAKGKEVIVSRGELVEIGGSFRIPDVMQASSAVLKEVGTTNKTHLYDYENAVGKDTALILKVHQSNYRITGFTEDVPIEALSLLGKKHGLPVMYDMGSGCLIDLTPYGIQGEPIVADALSKGADIVTFSGDKLLGGPQAGIIVGKKDYIARIEKNPLLRALRIDKLTLSALEATLMEYMDEDKAKRNIPCLRMLIEPPSSIKERAKKVSGMLKRYIKDADIDVMEDFSQAGGGALPEVNLKTYVVSISTRVLTPNKLEERLRKCNPPVIGRIKENALLLDMRTVNGSEIKPLISSLRTALSQS from the coding sequence ATGGCTAAGAAAGAAGCCCTAAAAAAACTTCCTTCTGTTGATGAGGTATTAAAAAGCCCCTATGGCGAGAAGTGGCTTAAGGCTTATCCGAGAAGGTTTGTCCTTGAATCGGTAAGAGAGCTCATCGACAGAAAAAGAAGGCTTATCCTTTCAGGCGAGACAGTCTCATCCTTAGATATGGAGACACTATCGCCTGAAATAAATTCCCTTATAGAGCAGTTATCCTCTTACAGCCTTATGCCCCTTATCAATGCAACAGGCATAGTCATACACACTAATTTAGGCAGGGCTATACTTTCTAAAAGTTCAATCCAGCATATTTTGGAAACTGCCTCAAGGTATTCAAACCTCGAATATGAGCTTAAAACAGGCAGTAGGGGAAAACGCTATAGCCACATAAAAAGACTTTTAAGAGACACAACTGGCGCAGAAGACGGAATTGTAGTAAACAACAATGCAGGCGCAGTTCTCGTTTGCCTTTCAAGCCTTGCAAAGGGTAAAGAGGTGATAGTCTCAAGAGGCGAGCTTGTGGAAATCGGAGGCTCCTTTAGAATCCCCGATGTCATGCAGGCAAGTAGTGCAGTCTTAAAGGAAGTAGGAACAACAAACAAAACCCATCTTTACGATTATGAAAATGCAGTAGGCAAAGACACAGCCCTCATACTCAAGGTGCATCAGTCAAACTATAGGATAACGGGCTTTACAGAGGATGTGCCCATAGAGGCACTTTCCCTGCTTGGGAAGAAACATGGATTACCTGTGATGTATGACATGGGAAGCGGATGTCTCATCGATTTAACGCCATACGGAATACAAGGAGAGCCGATTGTGGCAGATGCATTGTCAAAGGGTGCAGACATTGTGACATTTAGCGGAGATAAACTCCTCGGTGGGCCACAGGCAGGCATTATCGTTGGCAAGAAGGACTACATAGCGAGGATAGAGAAGAACCCACTTCTGAGGGCACTGAGAATAGACAAGCTTACTCTTTCTGCGCTTGAGGCAACGCTCATGGAATATATGGATGAGGATAAGGCAAAAAGGAACATCCCGTGCCTGAGGATGCTGATTGAGCCTCCTTCCTCCATAAAGGAAAGGGCAAAAAAGGTTTCAGGAATGCTCAAAAGATATATAAAGGATGCGGATATAGATGTCATGGAGGACTTCTCGCAAGCAGGCGGAGGTGCACTTCCCGAGGTTAATCTTAAGACATATGTGGTCTCGATAAGCACGAGAGTCCTTACACCAAACAAATTAGAAGAAAGACTAAGAAAATGTAATCCGCCTGTTATAGGAAGAATCAAGGAGAATGCACTTTTGCTCGATATGAGGACTGTAAATGGCTCTGAGATAAAACCACTCATCAGCTCTCTAAGGACTGCCTTGAGCCAAAGCTAA
- the ccsB gene encoding c-type cytochrome biogenesis protein CcsB, protein MDTGTLSFELALTLYLAAVLIGIIELFKSTKTTSRFMLVIAGFGFFSHSISIIYRYVIAGHIPISNAHEATSFFSWCIVFMFFIIEFRYRIGLLGSFIMPIVFVLMLSSSMLPREIKDLSPMLQSNWLGIHTVFAFLGNAAFAMAFGIGVMYLVQERFVRSKHIGDLFRRLPSLQSLDEINYRLITWGFPLFTLAIITGSLWANTAWGSYWRWDPREVWSLVTWLIYATILHARLLAGWRGKRAAILSIIGFLTILIAFFGIKLLEKGRHVFL, encoded by the coding sequence ATGGACACAGGCACCCTCTCATTTGAGCTTGCACTGACGCTTTATCTCGCCGCAGTACTTATAGGTATCATAGAGCTTTTCAAAAGCACAAAGACGACATCCCGTTTCATGCTTGTTATAGCAGGCTTTGGTTTCTTTAGCCACAGCATAAGCATCATCTACAGGTATGTCATCGCAGGGCACATACCAATATCGAATGCGCATGAGGCAACATCGTTTTTTTCATGGTGTATCGTTTTCATGTTTTTTATCATAGAATTCAGATACAGGATTGGCCTTCTGGGGTCTTTCATAATGCCGATTGTATTTGTCCTCATGCTTTCATCCTCCATGCTTCCAAGAGAGATTAAGGACCTGAGTCCTATGCTTCAGAGCAATTGGCTTGGAATACACACTGTGTTTGCGTTTTTAGGGAATGCCGCATTTGCCATGGCATTTGGCATCGGAGTCATGTATCTTGTGCAGGAGCGATTTGTAAGGTCAAAGCACATAGGGGACCTCTTCAGGAGGCTTCCATCTCTTCAGAGCCTCGATGAGATTAACTACAGGCTTATCACATGGGGATTCCCGCTTTTTACCTTAGCCATAATAACAGGCTCTTTGTGGGCAAACACTGCATGGGGCTCATACTGGAGATGGGACCCAAGGGAGGTCTGGTCACTCGTAACATGGCTCATCTATGCCACAATCCTCCATGCAAGGCTCCTCGCAGGCTGGAGAGGAAAAAGGGCCGCAATTCTTTCGATAATAGGCTTCCTTACGATACTCATTGCCTTCTTTGGCATAAAACTTCTTGAAAAGGGAAGGCATGTATTCCTATGA
- a CDS encoding amidophosphoribosyltransferase, which produces MELDKLHEECGIFGVYGHEEAANLVYLGLYALQHRGQEGSGISSSDGRHLYTEKGMGLVADIFSEKRLKRLPGNIAIGHNRYSTAGSSVLKNVQPIVANFALGMLAIAHNGNLVNAKELREKLEADGAIFQSTSDSEVIIHLIAHSKNEDVYERILDALKAVSGAYSLLLLMEKEIIAVRDPYGVRPLCIGRVDGTYAVASETCSFDLIGGTYLRDVEPGEMLIINDNGIRSIKTLSSPRRAFCIFEFIYFSRPDSYIFGGNNVNQLRKNFGRLLAKESPVDADIVIPVPDSGVPAAIGFSEESGIHFDFGLIRSHYIGRTFIEPRQSIRHFGVKIKLNPVKELLSGKRVIVVDDSIVRGTTSKKIVKMLREGGGAKEVHMRISSPPNIGPCFYGIDTPTRQELIATTHSIDEIKKYITADSLSYLNLGGLKDIVPNPENYCTACFDNHYPISFPGEKLHQMGFAF; this is translated from the coding sequence ATGGAATTAGACAAACTTCATGAGGAATGCGGTATCTTCGGTGTCTATGGACACGAGGAGGCGGCAAACCTTGTCTATTTAGGCTTATATGCCCTTCAGCACAGGGGTCAAGAAGGCTCAGGAATATCTTCATCAGACGGCAGACACCTTTACACTGAAAAAGGCATGGGATTAGTGGCAGACATTTTTAGCGAAAAGAGGCTCAAGCGCCTCCCAGGCAATATAGCCATCGGACATAACAGGTATTCCACAGCAGGCTCAAGCGTTCTTAAGAATGTCCAGCCAATAGTTGCCAACTTTGCCTTAGGAATGCTTGCTATCGCACATAATGGCAACCTCGTCAATGCAAAGGAGTTAAGGGAAAAGTTAGAGGCAGATGGCGCAATATTTCAGTCCACATCAGACAGCGAGGTCATTATTCATCTTATAGCCCACTCAAAAAACGAAGATGTATACGAAAGAATATTAGATGCCCTCAAGGCTGTAAGTGGTGCATACAGCCTCCTCCTTTTAATGGAAAAGGAGATTATAGCAGTCAGAGACCCTTATGGCGTAAGACCTCTTTGTATCGGTCGGGTCGATGGCACATATGCAGTTGCCTCGGAGACATGCTCATTTGACCTTATAGGAGGCACATACCTTAGGGATGTAGAGCCAGGAGAGATGCTGATTATTAACGACAATGGCATAAGGTCGATAAAAACCCTTTCAAGCCCAAGAAGGGCTTTCTGCATATTTGAGTTTATATATTTTTCCCGTCCTGACAGCTATATCTTTGGCGGAAACAATGTCAATCAGCTGAGGAAAAACTTCGGAAGACTTCTTGCAAAAGAATCCCCTGTCGATGCAGACATCGTTATACCAGTGCCTGACTCGGGAGTGCCTGCGGCAATTGGGTTTTCAGAGGAAAGCGGAATACATTTCGATTTTGGACTTATAAGAAGCCACTACATTGGAAGGACATTCATAGAGCCCAGACAGAGCATAAGGCATTTCGGCGTGAAGATAAAACTAAACCCTGTCAAAGAGCTTCTTTCGGGCAAAAGGGTCATAGTGGTGGATGACTCCATAGTAAGGGGCACGACAAGTAAGAAAATCGTAAAAATGCTAAGAGAAGGAGGAGGAGCAAAAGAGGTTCATATGAGAATCAGCTCTCCGCCTAATATAGGGCCATGTTTTTACGGCATAGACACTCCCACACGGCAGGAGCTAATTGCAACCACGCACTCCATAGATGAGATAAAAAAATACATTACAGCGGATTCCCTTTCATATCTAAATCTCGGTGGACTCAAAGACATTGTGCCAAACCCTGAAAATTACTGTACAGCATGTTTTGATAATCACTATCCAATAAGCTTCCCGGGAGAGAAGTTACACCAGATGGGATTTGCATTCTGA
- a CDS encoding efflux RND transporter periplasmic adaptor subunit: protein MIFYKRVSFWLILILVSAVLFFALKKRFTSIEVKTQIASRQSIELTVSGIATGTIKSDMEVKVTAQRIGRISRLLVEEGDIVKAGETIAELDSEEAYLSVQIAKASHEKAKALLEEMKTAIEALKVEVETGIQKAEANLKEANKRLKRLKDLKGEGFVSETELDSAELNYDVSKANYDFALSGKDRLNAKKGKIKAQEATIKEAVNQLALAELNYKYSFIKSPISGVVSARPVKLGETVIKGALIATVTKIDSFYIEAFIDEADVGKVKIGQDVHISLDAYPEKTFSGRLYAISPVVLGGKQETRSFEVRSRFKGKDIQVKPGMSADIEIVVSTAGDAIVVPSQAVVEKDGKKHLYVKEGTRARLKEVKIGLFNWTYTQIISGIKEGAEVLINPDTPGLKDSVRIKTSESDH, encoded by the coding sequence ATGATATTTTATAAAAGGGTATCCTTCTGGCTCATCCTAATTTTGGTATCAGCAGTTTTATTTTTTGCTTTAAAAAAGAGATTTACATCTATCGAGGTGAAGACACAGATAGCAAGCCGACAGTCTATCGAGCTTACAGTGTCGGGCATTGCAACAGGAACCATAAAATCCGATATGGAGGTAAAGGTCACTGCCCAGAGAATAGGAAGGATTTCAAGACTCTTAGTCGAGGAAGGTGACATTGTAAAGGCAGGCGAAACCATTGCAGAGCTTGACTCTGAGGAGGCATATCTTTCAGTTCAAATAGCCAAGGCATCACATGAAAAAGCTAAGGCACTGCTTGAGGAGATGAAGACTGCGATTGAGGCTTTAAAGGTAGAGGTAGAGACAGGCATTCAAAAGGCAGAGGCTAATCTCAAGGAGGCTAATAAAAGGCTTAAAAGGCTTAAAGACCTTAAGGGAGAGGGCTTTGTTTCGGAAACCGAGCTTGACTCCGCAGAGTTGAATTACGATGTCTCAAAGGCAAACTACGACTTTGCACTTTCGGGAAAAGACAGGCTTAATGCAAAGAAAGGCAAGATTAAGGCACAGGAGGCAACCATAAAAGAGGCGGTCAATCAACTGGCACTTGCGGAGCTGAATTATAAATACTCATTTATAAAATCGCCCATCTCAGGTGTTGTGTCGGCCCGACCTGTGAAGCTGGGCGAGACTGTTATAAAGGGAGCCCTCATTGCCACTGTTACCAAAATAGACTCGTTTTACATAGAGGCATTTATAGATGAGGCGGATGTGGGAAAGGTAAAAATAGGTCAGGATGTCCATATATCTCTGGATGCTTATCCAGAAAAAACATTTTCTGGCAGGCTATATGCAATATCTCCTGTGGTTTTGGGTGGAAAACAAGAGACAAGGTCATTTGAAGTAAGAAGCAGGTTTAAGGGAAAAGACATTCAGGTGAAGCCCGGAATGTCGGCAGACATAGAGATAGTTGTCTCGACGGCAGGTGATGCCATTGTAGTTCCGTCTCAGGCAGTGGTTGAAAAAGATGGGAAAAAACATCTCTATGTGAAAGAAGGCACAAGGGCAAGACTCAAGGAGGTCAAGATAGGGCTTTTTAACTGGACATATACTCAGATAATCTCAGGCATAAAAGAAGGCGCTGAGGTTTTAATCAATCCTGACACCCCAGGTCTAAAAGACAGCGTAAGGATAAAAACCAGTGAGTCTGATCATTGA
- a CDS encoding ABC transporter permease → MDVIETLRTAKDSLYTNKVRSALTMLGVVIGVSAVILLVAIGEGARRYIRKELGELGSNILVVVPGKTSREGGMHMGTSAVRKLTYEDAVLIEKRSQNILYAVPIIVGTSKIKHEGKSRDTYVVGVGDAYFNIRNLRIAVGRAISASDVDDARRVAVLGRTVKRELMGDKNPLGAKVTLTDTKYRIVGVMELKGVALGFDVDDVVFIPVSSARELFDTDWLFNITVKVKNAEQIPSAKEDIRGLLIRRHAGKEDFTILSQDEMIAVMSKILNIMTAVLAGIAAISLIVGGIGIMNIMLVSVRERTREIGIRKALGAKNRDILFQFLIEAVALSLIGGICGIIFGGGMSLGIPYFVEFLPAHLTWWSVVVAFLFSFAVGVFFGVYPARKASFQDTIVALRYE, encoded by the coding sequence ATGGATGTTATTGAGACACTGAGGACAGCAAAGGACTCACTTTATACAAACAAGGTGAGGTCTGCCCTCACTATGCTTGGCGTAGTCATCGGAGTGTCGGCAGTAATTCTTCTTGTTGCAATAGGCGAGGGGGCAAGAAGATATATCCGGAAAGAGCTTGGGGAGCTTGGCTCTAACATTCTTGTCGTTGTGCCCGGAAAGACATCCAGAGAAGGCGGAATGCACATGGGCACATCTGCCGTAAGAAAACTCACATACGAGGATGCCGTCCTTATAGAGAAGCGCTCCCAAAATATACTTTACGCAGTGCCTATTATTGTCGGCACATCAAAGATAAAACATGAAGGCAAAAGCAGGGACACTTATGTAGTAGGCGTTGGAGATGCTTATTTTAATATAAGAAACTTGAGGATTGCCGTTGGAAGGGCAATCAGTGCATCCGATGTGGATGATGCAAGGCGCGTTGCGGTTTTAGGAAGAACAGTAAAAAGAGAGCTCATGGGAGACAAAAACCCTCTTGGCGCAAAGGTAACGCTTACGGATACGAAATACAGGATAGTGGGAGTTATGGAGCTAAAAGGGGTTGCATTAGGCTTTGATGTAGACGATGTTGTCTTCATACCGGTCAGCTCTGCCAGAGAGCTCTTTGACACTGACTGGCTCTTTAATATAACGGTGAAGGTCAAAAACGCAGAGCAGATTCCATCTGCTAAGGAGGACATCAGGGGACTGCTTATAAGAAGGCATGCAGGCAAGGAGGATTTTACAATCCTGAGTCAGGACGAGATGATTGCCGTTATGAGCAAGATACTTAATATAATGACTGCTGTCCTTGCAGGCATTGCGGCAATATCTCTGATTGTAGGTGGAATCGGAATAATGAACATAATGCTTGTCTCGGTGAGGGAGAGGACAAGGGAGATTGGCATAAGAAAGGCATTGGGTGCAAAGAACAGGGATATACTGTTTCAGTTTCTCATAGAGGCAGTTGCACTGAGTCTCATAGGTGGTATATGCGGAATCATATTTGGAGGAGGGATGTCTTTGGGAATCCCTTATTTCGTGGAATTCCTTCCAGCACATCTCACATGGTGGTCGGTTGTGGTTGCATTTTTATTTTCATTTGCAGTGGGCGTGTTTTTTGGCGTGTATCCTGCAAGAAAGGCATCCTTTCAGGACACGATAGTTGCCTTAAGATATGAATAG
- a CDS encoding glutamyl-tRNA reductase gives MNILVVGLNHKIADVEVREKLAFEGPRLHEGLMGLKGLPGFLEAVVLSTCNRVEIYTNVLDKDEASDAIKGFISEFHGIKSHLLESALYFLSGKDAVRHIFRVASSLDSMIVGEPQILGQLKDAFEFALLKKTTGVLLNKLMKKAISVAKRVRTETKIAENAVSISFAGVELARKIFTDISEKSVMLLGAGEMAELAARHLVSSGVREIVVANRTFERGVELAKEFGGRAVRFNEFLHEMRHTDIVICSTGAPTYVVTKAEMHAVMKERKQKPVFIIDISVPRNIDPEINRMENVFLYDVDDLQGVIDTNMLERKKEAEKAEGIIAEEVETFLRWFESLDAVPAIVALREMAEGIKKEEIERLLNRLPELGEKERKAVEYMATAIVNKLIHSPTVALKEDSEDKEFLIATIKRLYGINGQ, from the coding sequence ATGAACATCCTTGTCGTTGGACTGAACCATAAGATTGCCGATGTCGAGGTAAGGGAAAAGCTTGCCTTTGAAGGTCCAAGGCTTCATGAGGGGCTCATGGGGTTGAAAGGGCTTCCGGGCTTTTTAGAGGCAGTGGTGCTTTCTACTTGTAACAGGGTTGAGATTTACACGAATGTATTGGACAAAGATGAAGCATCGGATGCCATTAAGGGATTCATATCGGAGTTTCACGGAATAAAAAGCCATCTCCTTGAGTCCGCACTTTATTTCCTGAGCGGAAAAGATGCAGTAAGGCATATCTTCAGGGTTGCCTCTTCTTTAGACTCTATGATTGTCGGCGAGCCCCAGATATTAGGTCAGCTTAAGGATGCATTCGAGTTTGCCCTACTTAAAAAGACAACAGGGGTGCTTCTTAATAAGCTCATGAAAAAGGCAATCTCCGTTGCAAAGAGGGTAAGAACAGAGACCAAGATTGCAGAGAATGCTGTCTCGATAAGTTTTGCGGGAGTGGAGCTCGCAAGAAAGATTTTTACGGATATCTCCGAAAAGTCGGTCATGCTTCTCGGAGCAGGCGAGATGGCAGAGCTTGCCGCAAGACATCTCGTCTCCTCTGGTGTCAGGGAGATTGTGGTTGCAAACAGGACTTTTGAGCGAGGGGTGGAGCTTGCTAAAGAATTCGGAGGCAGGGCAGTAAGGTTCAATGAGTTCCTTCATGAGATGAGGCACACAGACATAGTAATATGCTCCACAGGAGCACCAACATATGTTGTCACAAAGGCAGAGATGCATGCAGTCATGAAGGAAAGAAAACAAAAACCTGTATTCATAATAGACATATCGGTCCCAAGGAACATAGACCCTGAGATAAACAGGATGGAAAATGTATTCCTCTACGATGTGGATGACTTACAGGGCGTGATTGACACAAACATGCTCGAAAGGAAAAAAGAGGCTGAAAAGGCAGAAGGCATTATAGCAGAGGAAGTGGAGACATTCCTCAGATGGTTTGAGTCTCTGGATGCAGTGCCTGCAATCGTAGCCCTAAGAGAGATGGCAGAGGGCATAAAAAAGGAGGAGATAGAAAGGCTTCTTAATAGACTTCCTGAATTGGGAGAAAAAGAAAGAAAGGCAGTCGAATATATGGCAACTGCAATAGTCAATAAACTTATACACTCTCCGACAGTTGCCCTAAAAGAGGACTCGGAAGACAAAGAGTTTCTCATCGCAACCATAAAAAGGCTTTACGGCATAAACGGGCAGTGA
- a CDS encoding protein-L-isoaspartate(D-aspartate) O-methyltransferase yields the protein MVRYIIFLTACLLFSVTSAEVSDIYSERRRQMVEEDILAKGIRDELVLKAMRAIPRHLFVPRHYMDKAYGDYPLPIGEGQTISQPYVVALMTEALMLSPTDRVLEIGTGSGYQAAVLAELVKEVYTIEIRKGLSEEAERRLKEMGYRNIKVKHADGYFGWQEYAPFDAIIITASANHIPPPLIKQLKEGGRLIVPLGSTLYYQTLTLVTKKKAEIELTQMGPVSFVPMVGEVEKTR from the coding sequence ATGGTTAGATATATTATTTTCCTTACCGCATGTCTTTTGTTTTCTGTGACCTCGGCAGAGGTTAGTGACATCTATAGCGAAAGGCGAAGGCAGATGGTGGAGGAGGACATATTGGCAAAGGGAATTAGAGATGAACTGGTTTTAAAGGCAATGAGAGCTATTCCAAGACATCTCTTTGTGCCGAGGCATTATATGGATAAGGCATATGGCGATTATCCGCTTCCTATAGGAGAGGGTCAGACAATATCGCAGCCATATGTGGTTGCACTTATGACAGAGGCACTAATGCTTAGCCCAACTGACAGGGTCCTCGAGATAGGGACAGGCTCAGGGTATCAAGCCGCAGTGCTTGCCGAGCTCGTCAAAGAGGTCTATACGATAGAGATAAGAAAGGGGCTTTCAGAGGAGGCTGAAAGGAGGCTTAAGGAGATGGGCTACAGGAACATCAAGGTCAAACATGCAGATGGATATTTTGGCTGGCAGGAGTATGCACCATTCGATGCCATAATCATAACTGCCTCTGCAAACCATATCCCTCCGCCTCTTATCAAACAGCTTAAAGAAGGCGGAAGACTCATTGTTCCGCTTGGAAGCACTCTTTATTACCAGACCCTTACGCTTGTAACCAAGAAAAAGGCAGAGATAGAGCTTACCCAGATGGGACCAGTTTCTTTTGTCCCAATGGTTGGCGAGGTAGAAAAGACAAGATGA
- a CDS encoding AarF/ABC1/UbiB kinase family protein, with product MNFHRLTRTYKTARRLQQIINVFLRHGFGRIIDQIHLGRYIPFRKRLKTFGQWPVLKGPTVPERLRMAFAELGPSFIKLAQLLSARPDLITARYADEFKKLQDEVPPFSEEEAIRIISEEIKMPIEGVFLDFHPVPTAAASIAQVHHATLLNGQKVVVKVQRPAIKEQLETDISMLTTLSNMMEKYIPESRFFNPSGIVQEFSKTVRRELDFREEARNCNRFRRNFESNPDICIPKAYTEFLTEKVLVLERIEGVRIDDIAGIEALCLDRKRLAKLGVDAYFKMILEDGFFHADPHPGNIFAMPDGRIGFMDFGIVGRVSDELKETMAHTFLALINKDFDKLIDQYIELGLVSEDIDIDVFRKEFKADLTDFLEPIYGMTLGEINFSEYLGTIIHLAMKHNMKIPSDLLLINKAMLILENLGVQLDPDFDFISSAEPYASKLARKRLSPLRLYRNLSKNISEAGEFIFLFPKQMKKLTRKLLRDDFHMKLTHIGLEQFIKDMDRSSNRIAFAMIISSIIVSSAIMHATGVGPKIYGMSILGFLAFGFASFLGIWLIISIIRSGRL from the coding sequence TTGAACTTCCATAGACTAACGAGAACATATAAGACGGCAAGAAGACTCCAACAGATAATCAATGTCTTTCTGAGGCATGGCTTTGGCAGGATTATAGACCAGATTCACTTAGGCAGGTATATACCTTTTAGAAAGAGGCTAAAGACATTTGGTCAGTGGCCTGTCCTGAAGGGACCCACTGTCCCCGAAAGACTGAGGATGGCATTTGCCGAATTAGGACCATCTTTTATAAAACTTGCCCAGCTTCTTTCGGCAAGGCCAGACCTGATTACAGCCCGATACGCAGATGAGTTCAAGAAGCTTCAGGACGAGGTTCCTCCGTTTTCAGAGGAAGAGGCAATAAGGATTATCTCAGAGGAGATTAAAATGCCAATCGAAGGTGTATTCTTGGATTTTCATCCTGTTCCTACAGCCGCGGCATCTATTGCGCAGGTGCATCATGCAACACTCCTTAATGGACAGAAGGTTGTGGTGAAGGTCCAGAGACCTGCCATCAAAGAACAACTCGAAACCGACATCAGCATGCTCACAACGCTTTCAAATATGATGGAGAAATATATTCCTGAAAGTAGGTTTTTTAATCCATCTGGAATAGTTCAGGAGTTTTCAAAAACAGTAAGAAGGGAATTAGATTTCAGGGAAGAGGCAAGAAACTGTAATCGTTTCAGGAGGAATTTCGAGAGTAACCCGGATATATGCATCCCGAAGGCATACACCGAGTTTCTAACAGAAAAGGTTTTAGTCCTCGAGAGGATAGAGGGCGTGAGGATTGACGATATAGCAGGCATAGAGGCATTATGCCTTGACAGAAAGAGGCTTGCCAAACTGGGTGTAGATGCTTATTTCAAGATGATATTAGAGGATGGCTTTTTCCATGCAGACCCTCATCCGGGAAACATCTTTGCCATGCCAGATGGCAGAATAGGCTTCATGGACTTTGGCATAGTTGGCAGGGTCTCGGATGAGCTGAAAGAAACAATGGCTCATACATTTCTTGCCCTTATAAACAAGGACTTCGATAAGCTGATAGACCAGTATATAGAGCTTGGATTGGTATCCGAGGATATAGATATAGATGTCTTCAGAAAGGAGTTTAAGGCAGACCTCACGGACTTCCTCGAGCCTATCTACGGAATGACACTCGGTGAGATTAACTTTAGCGAATACCTTGGCACTATAATACATCTTGCAATGAAGCACAATATGAAGATACCTTCTGACCTTCTGCTTATCAACAAGGCAATGCTCATACTGGAAAACCTTGGGGTTCAGCTTGACCCTGACTTTGACTTTATCTCTTCTGCCGAGCCTTATGCCTCTAAGCTTGCAAGAAAAAGACTAAGCCCATTAAGGCTATACCGCAATCTAAGCAAAAACATATCAGAGGCAGGCGAGTTTATTTTTCTTTTCCCAAAGCAGATGAAAAAGCTCACAAGGAAGCTCCTGAGGGACGACTTCCATATGAAGCTCACACATATAGGACTTGAGCAATTCATAAAGGACATGGACCGCTCTTCTAACAGGATTGCCTTTGCAATGATTATAAGCTCAATTATCGTCAGCTCTGCAATAATGCATGCAACTGGCGTTGGTCCAAAGATATACGGCATGTCCATATTAGGGTTTCTTGCATTTGGCTTTGCATCCTTCCTCGGCATATGGCTTATAATATCCATAATCAGGTCAGGCAGGCTCTGA
- a CDS encoding ABC transporter ATP-binding protein has product MIELKRVEKSYSLPRISIEVLRGIDLEVKEGEFVTIMGPSGSGKSTILHIIGCLDRPTSGLYLFSGTDISGKTDNELAEIRNRKIGFVFQGFNLLPRFSAWKNVELPLLYSGVSSHERQEKTYQTLEKLGLSDRAGHTPSELSGGEQQRVAIARALINNPSVILADEPTGNLDSHSGVEIMNIFSRLKEEGVTIIMVTHEKDIASTAERVITLKDGVCYNGCY; this is encoded by the coding sequence ATCATTGAACTCAAAAGAGTTGAGAAATCCTATTCCCTTCCAAGGATTTCTATAGAGGTGCTGAGGGGCATAGACCTTGAGGTCAAAGAAGGGGAGTTCGTTACAATAATGGGACCATCTGGCTCTGGCAAGTCAACCATCCTTCATATAATAGGCTGTCTTGACAGACCCACATCAGGGCTATATCTGTTTTCAGGCACCGATATAAGCGGCAAAACCGACAATGAGCTTGCAGAGATTAGAAACAGAAAGATTGGCTTTGTGTTTCAGGGCTTCAATCTCCTTCCGAGATTTTCTGCATGGAAGAATGTGGAGCTACCGCTTCTTTATAGCGGGGTCTCCTCACACGAAAGGCAGGAAAAGACTTACCAGACCCTTGAAAAACTTGGTCTTTCTGACAGGGCAGGTCATACGCCATCTGAGCTTTCAGGCGGCGAACAGCAGAGGGTTGCCATTGCGAGGGCACTTATAAATAATCCTTCGGTAATCCTTGCCGATGAGCCCACTGGAAACTTAGACAGCCATTCGGGCGTAGAGATTATGAATATATTCTCAAGGCTCAAGGAAGAGGGTGTGACCATCATAATGGTCACACACGAAAAAGACATTGCAAGTACTGCCGAAAGGGTAATCACCCTAAAAGACGGGGTCTGTTACAATGGATGTTATTGA